In Streptomyces camelliae, the sequence CGAACTGCTCGGCAGAGTACGGCCGCAGAGCCACGTCGGCCCCGCCGTCGCGGTACGGGCGGCACTGGTCGGAGCCCAGGTGGCGGGCGAGGCCGGAGACCTCGCCCGGCAGCGCGGACTCGTCGCCCAGGCGCTCCGGGAGGCCCGGCACGAACGGCTGCGACGCCCCTTCGTGGACGCCGGACCGTGGCTGCGCCCGTTGCTGCGCACCGTGCCCTTGCGCGCCCTGGCCGAGGGCTGGCTCACCCCCGGCCCGCCGGTGCCGGCCGGGGAGCAGCCGCCGCTGCCGGTGGTGGAAGAACTGAGCGGACGCGAACGCGACGTCCTGCGCCGGCTGGCGCAGATGATGTCGACGGAGGAGATCGCCGCCGATCTGTATGTGTCGGTCAACACGGTCAAGACCCATCTCAAGAGCGCCTACCGCAAACTCGCCGTGAACCGGCGTCACGACGCGGTGCGCCGGGCACGTGACCTGGGGCTCCTGTGACGCGACGGTCGTATCACCTCGCCCGGGTGAGGCAGAGCGGTGGGCCGGGGCGGAGGATCGCGGGGAGACGTGGGGAAGGGCAGCTCATGCGCTACGAGATTCGCGTCGACGGACAGATGACCGAGACGCTGGTCAAGGCGTTCCCCGAGCTCGACCACGTGCTGATGGCCGGCCAGACCCTCCTTTACGGAACGGTCGTCGACGAGGCACACCTGTACGGGCTGCTGGCGCGCTGCCAGTCCCTGGGGCTGAGGGTCCTCGAAGTACGCCAGATGCCGTCGTGACCCGCAGGTTCGTCGTGACCCGCAGGTCCGTCCTGACCCGCAGGTCCGTCCTGACCCGCAGGTCCGTCGTGACCCGCAGGTCCGTCGTGACCCGCAGATCCGTCGTTCTCGTGCGGGCCGTTCACCCGCCCCGGGTGAGGCGGCCGCCCTCCCGCCCCGCGCAGGCTGAGAACCGCACCGTACGCACACCGTACGGAACGACCACCGGGTGCGGACCCGGAACGGAGGAGGACAGATGAGCGCGCAGACCTACCTCGCCTACGACTATCCGGCGCTGAGTGTCTTCTGGTCCATGCTGGTGTTCTTCCTGTGGATCATGTGGTTCGTCCTGCTCTTCCGGATCATCACCGACATCTTCCGGGACGACGGCCTGGGCGGCTGGGGCAAGGCCGGCTGGGTCGTGTTCGTCGTCGTCCTGCCCTTCCTGGGCGTCTTCGTGTACCTGATCGCCCGGGGAAAGAACATGGGCCGCCGGGAGATCGAACAGGCCCGTGCGCAAGCGCAGGCCGTCGACACCTACATCCGGCAGACGGCCCAGGCGGCCACGCCGCCCACCAGTGCCGACGAACTCGCGAAGCTGTCCGGGATGCGCGCCCGCGGCGACATCACCGACGACGAGTTCCGGCGGGCGAAGGAACTGGTCCTCACCGGCAGCGGGCCGTCCGCCTCGGCGCACTGAGCACATCGCACAGCACAGAAACGAGGTGGCACGATGACCGCCACACACAGCACACCCACGTCCACCCCCACGGCCAGGGAGCAATGGGCGAGCGGCCTGACCGCTTTCGGCGCGGTCATGCTCGTACTCGCCGGGACACTGAACGTCTTCCGCGGCATCATGGCGATCGCGAAGGACGACGTGTTCCTCGTGACCCGCAGCTATGTCTTCCGGTTCGATCTCACGGGCTGGGGCTGGGTCCATCTGATCCTGGGCGTCGTCGCGCTGCTCGTGGGCTTCGGCCTCTTCTCCGGCGCCCTGTGGGCACGCGTCTGCGGGGTGGCCATCGCCTCGCTGATCATCATCGCCAACTTCCTCTCCCTGCCGTACTACCCGGTGTGGTCGATCGTGCTGATCGCCTTCTCCGGATTCATCATCTGGGCCCTGTGCGTGGGCAGGAGCGGCGGCGCCGGCCTGTTCGACTGAGGGCCGTACGGCACTCGGCCCCGGCCCGGCGGCCCGGCCATGGGCGACGGGATGAGCGGTGAGGGCGATGATCGTGACGATGGTGTCGATGCCGGACGGGGTCACGACCAGGATCTCCGTGGCGGAGGCGCGGCAGCGGCTCGCCACGGACCCTTTCCTGCTCCTCGGGGTCGAGCTGCCGGAGGAGGACGGACCGGCGGGCGGAGCGGAGGAGAGCGGGCCGGCGGACGAACCGCCGGCCCGCCGGCTCGGGCTGGACACCGAGGAACTGGCCTGGTTCGGCAGGCGGGACCAGTCCGCGCGGGCCGAATTCCTGGGCGACATCGCCGGCTTCGTCGTGCCGGTGGCCCGGCACGGGCGGGTCGCCCATGTGCACGCCCTGGCCTCCGAGCGCTTCCTGGTGATCGCCCACCGGGGCCCGGCCGTCCTGACGGCGGACGTCATCGCGCACCTGCGACGGGAGAAGCCCCATGACGCCGTGGCCACCCTGTTCCTGCTGCTCCAGGAGGCGCTGGCGACGTTCCGCCGCGCCGCGGTGCGTGAGCTGCTCCAGGTGGAGGAGCTGGAGGACGCCATGTTCGAGGAGCGGAGGCCCGAGCAGATCTACCGTCTGTCCCAGCTGCGCCGCAGTGCCGCCCTTCTGCACCACTCGTTGCTGCCGTACCTGCAGGTGGTCGAAGAGATGGTCACGCGCAGGATGATGAGCCGCGACTTCCCGGTGGAACGGCAGCGGCTCGCCCAGGAGTTCCAGCGCGCGGCGCGACTGGTCCTCGCGGACATCGAGTCCCTCCAGGACGCCGCCCGCCGGACCTTCGCCAGCTACGGCTCCCTCGTCGCGGGCGAACAGAACGGCGTGATCAACCGGTTGACCATCGTGTCGGTGGTCTTCCTGCCGCTGTCGTTCCTGACCGGCTTCTTCGGTATGAACTTCGCCTTCCTCACCGGCGAGTTGGAGAGCAAGGACGTCTTCTGGCTGCTCGCCGTGGGACTTCAGGTGGTCGTCCTGCTCGTCGCCTTCTACGTGCTGCACCGCACGCGTGTCTGGCGGAGACTGCGGGACGGGGACCAGGAGACCGGACCGGAAGACGAGTGAGGGCACCGGGACCGGGCCGGAGTCGAGCCGTGTCAGGGGGCCGGGGGCGGCACCGCCGCGTCGAGCAGCGGTCCCAGTTCCCGTACGGCCGTGGTCAGGGGCGTTACGTCCTGTTCGGCGCGGGCCATCAGGATCGCGCCCTCCAGGGTGCTGATCATCAGCATGGACAGGGACTCGGCGCGGGCCGCGGGGACGCCCATGCCGGTCAGGGCCTCGGCGAGCGGGGTCCGCCAGGCCGTGAACGCGGAGGCCACGGCCGCTCGCGTCGAGCCGCCGACACCGGCGCACTCCGCGGTGGCCGCGGCGACCGGGCAGCCCGCGGCGAAGCCGTCCGCCGCGTACTCGTCGGTCCACTGCGCGACCATCGCAGCGAACAGACCGCTCGGCGTCGGCTCCTCAAGCCCCGCGAGGAAGCGCGCGATCCGCTTGCCGGCGTACCGTCCGGCCCAGTCGACCGCCTCGTTGACCAGCTGTTCCTTGCCGCCCGGGAAGTAGTGCTGGAGGGAGCCGCGGGGCGCGCCGGCGTGGGCGGCGACATCGCGCATCCCGGTCGCGGCGACCCCCTGGCGCCGGATGAGCTGGGCCGCGCTGAAGACCATCCGCTCCCGGGGACCCCGCTGCTCACTCATCCCTGCCTCCGTTCCTCACCGCCCCACCCTATGACCGGCGTCATAACGGCCGCTACTATGACAGCGGTCATAGTCGATTTCCGGAGGGAAGGACGGCCCCCGTGCACGTCGGTTTCATCGGTCTCGGAGTGATGGGCCGGCCCATGGCCCTGCGCCTGGCGTCCGCCGGCACTCCCCTGGTGGTCTGGAACCGGACCCCGGAGCGCGCCGCACCCCTGCGCGCTGCCGGCGCCGACGTCGCGGCGAGCGTCGACGAGGTGTTCTCGCGGGCGGACGTGGTGCTGCTGATGCTCGCCGACGAAGCCGCGATCGACAGCGTCCTCGGCCGCGGCACCCCCGCCCTCGCTGCCCGGGTCGCGGATCGCACCGTCGTCCACATGGGCACGACCTCCCCCGAGTACTCCGCCGCCCTGGAGACCGACATCCGCACGGCCGGCGGCCGCTACGTCGAGGCACCCGTCTCCGGGTCACGCGTCCCCGCGGAACAGGGTCAGCTGGTCGCCATGCTGGCCGGCGACGAGGACGCCGTGGCCGCCGTACGCCCCCTGCTCGCACCCCTGTGCCGGGAGACGTTCGAATGCGGCCCGGCACCGGGCGCGCTGCTGATGAAGCTCTCGGTCAACCTGTTCCTGATCACCCTGGTGACCGGGCTGACCGAGGCCTTCCACTTCGCCGAGCGGCAGGGCCTGGACCGACGGCTGTTCCTCGACGTCCTCGACGCGGGCCCCATGGCCAGCGGGGTCTCCCGGATGAAGGCACCCAAGCTGCGCGAGCGCGACTTCGCGGTACAGGCGGCCGCCCTGGACGTCCTGAAGAACAACCGCCTCATCGCCGACGCCGCCCGCAAGGCCCACCTGGCCTCACCCCTCCTCGACGCGTGCCACACCCTGTTCGAGGAGACCGTGGCCCAGGGGTACGGCGGCGAGGACATGGTCGCCGTACTGCGGGCGATCGAGGCGCGGACCGCCGGAGGGACGGCGTAGACCGTATGGGGCATGGGGAATGCGGTAGATCGCAGACAGTCGGCCGTCACCCCTTCTTCGGGATCCCGTAGACCCGCTCGACCCGCAGCCGTACCACCAGACGCCGGTCGCGGACCATCGCCGCCCGGTAGTCGTCCCAGTCGGGGTGTTCGCCGAGGACGTCCCGGTAGAGCCGGATCAGTTCCTCGACCGTGTCGTCGTGCGGGTCCTGGGCCACCGGGGTCAGTTCGGCCGTGCCCTCGGCGACCGTGTACGCCCAGCGGTCGGCGCTGGTCACGTGGTAGGAGGCGCGGGGGTCGCGGCGCAGGTTGCGGGTCTTGGCGCGGTCGTCGGTGACGGAGATCCGGATGATCCGCTCGTCGGGGTAGTAGGCGTGACTGACGTTGGACAGCTGGGGGCGGCCGTCCTTCTTGAGGGTGACCAGGGTGCCGCCGCGGCCTTCCGACAGCAGTTCGAGCAGTGCGCCCTGCGCGGTGTCGTGAGTCATAGCAGGGTCAACTCGCCGGAGCGGCCCCCGCATTCCCGCACACCAGACGTTGGTAGACAGCGTCTACTACCTACTGGTAGACAGTGTCTATGACTGAGTCGGACACGGGGTTGCGGGAGCTTCTGGTCGATGTGGGGGTGGAGCTGCTGGCCGCCGAGGGGCTGTCGGCGCTGACCCTGCGGGAGATCGCCCGGCGGGCCGGCGTCTCGCACGGGGCGCCGCGCCGCTACTTCCCCACCCATCTGGAGCTGCTGTCGGCCATCGCGCGCCGGGGCTTCGCCGATCTGGCCGAGCGGGTGGAGCGGATGCCCGGCCCGGGCGCCGGGGCGCGGGCGCGGGTGGCCGGGCTGGCGCGGACGTACCTGGAGTTCGCGCTGGACCGTCCCGGCATGTATGAGCTGATGTTCCGTCATGATCTGCTGGAAAGCGGTCATCTGGGGCTGCGGGAGGCGAGTCTGCCGCTGTTCGGTCTGCTGGCCGGGCTGGTCGGGCAGGTGCGGCCGGAGGCCGATGCCCGGCTGGTGGCGGGCGCGTTGTGGGCGAATCTGCACGGTATTGCGCAGTTGTGGCGCTGGCACAGTCTTCAACTGGCCGTCGAGAAAGAGGACTTCGAGTCGCTGCTCGATGCGGTGCTGGCCGCGCACCTGGGTGCGGAGGACGGCCGGTGAACCGGCGGTGGACGCTGGCGAGCAGTGTCGCGGGTGCGGTGGTCGTAGCCCTGGACGGTACGGTCCTCACGGTCGCCCAGCCGCGCCTGCAACGGGAGTTGGGGGCATCGTTCGCCGAGGTGCAGTGGACCAGTACGGCGTATCTGATCGCGGTGGCGAGCCTGCTGGTGTTCGCGGGAAGGCTCGGTGACCGGTTCGGGCACCGGCGGATGTTCGCGCTCGGCATGCTGGGGTTCGGGGCGGTGTCGGCGGGCGTCGGACTCGCGCCCGGGGTGGGGTGGGTGGTCGGACTGCGGGCGGTGCAGGGGGTGTTCGGGGCGCTGTTGCAGCCGGCCACGCTGGGCATGCTGCGGGCCGCGTTCCCGCCGGAGGCGCTGGCGAAGCCGCTGGCCGTGCGGACGGCGGCGATCGGACTGGCGGCGGCAGCGGGACCGGTGGTCGGCGGAGCTCTGGTGACGTCCCTGGGCTGGCGGGCGGCGTTCTTCCTGAACGTGCTGCCGGCGCTCACCTTCGGCCTGCCGGCCCTGCGGCGCCCGGAGCGGGCTGCGGCGGGGGCCCGGAGCGCGCTGGACGTACCGGGGGCGGTGCTGCTCGCGGGGACGCTGGCCTGCCTGGTCCATGCGCTGACCGCGCGGCCCGTCTCCTGGGCGGGGCTCGTCCTCGCCGGGGCCGGGGCGGCGGTCCTCGTCCGGCACGAGCGGCGTACGGCGTGCCCGCTGCTGCCGCCGGGCGTCGTCGGGTCGCGGGCGGTCGGGGCGGCGCTCGGTGTCCTGGTCGCGGTCTCGGCAGCCCTGTTCGGCACGCTCTTCACGGCTGTCTACGTCCTCCAACGCGGCCTGGGTCTCGACCCGTTGGCCGGCGCGCTGCGCGCCCTGCCGCTGGCGGTGCTGATGGTGGCGTCCGCCGCGCTGTGCCCGGTGCTGCTGCGCCGGCTCGGGGCGCGCGGTACGACGGCGGCGGCGACGGCGCTGCTCGCGCTCGGTGTCCTCGTGCTGTCGCAGGCCGCCTCGGCGCCGGTGTTCGGCGGTGGGTTCGCTCTGCTGGGCGCCGGGTTCGGGACGGTGATGGTGGCGGCCACCCATGTCGTGGTGACGCAGGCCGAGGCGGCGGCCGCCGGGGTCGCGGGCGGGCTGCAGCAGACCGCGCTCAACGTGGGCCCCGCCCTGGGCGTGGCCGCGGCGAGCACACTGCAGGGTGCCGGGACCGGGCCGGCGCTGCTCGTCCTGGCCGCCGTGGCAGCGCTCGGAGTGCCCCTGGCCTGCGCGCTGTCCGGGGCGGGCGGCGTCGCGTCGGTCACACACGGCGCCGAAGATCGGGTACGGAACGGGCTTCCTGCGCGACGATGAGCACCGGTGCGGACCGACCGGGCGGCCGGGCGGCATCGCGTACGAAGGCGACCGGAGGAGAGCGATGACACAGCTGCGACAGGAAGTCGGCCCGGACGAGGCGGGACTGGACGGCGAGGCGCTGGACCGGCTGGAGAAGCACTTCGCCCGTCACGTCGACGAGGGCCGGCTGCCCGGCTGGCTGCTGTCCGTGGCCCGTGGCGGCCGCGTCGCGCATCTCACCACGTACGGTCTGCGCGATGTCGCGGCCGGGCTGCCGGTCGGGCCGGACACGCTGTGGCGGATCTACTCGATGACCAAGCCGGTCACCGCCGTCGCTGTGCTGCTGCTGGTGGAGGAGGGCCGGCTGGGCCTCGACGACCCGCTGGAACGCCATCTGCCGGCGTTCGCCGGCCCCCGGGTGTACGACGGCGGTTCAGGCATCGAGGGCCCCGACAGCACAGAGGGCACCGAAGGCGTCGGCGTGCGCACCCGGCCCGCCGCCGGCCCGATCCTGATCCGCCACCTGCTCACCCACACCGCCGGGTTGACCTTCGGCTTCTACCATCACCATCCGGTCGACGCCCTGTACCGCGCATCGGGTCTGGAGTACTCGGTGCCGCCGGGCGCCGATCTGGCCGAGACGGTCGAGGTGTACGCGCGGATGCCGCTGCAGTTCGACCCGGGGACGCAGTGGAACTACTCGGTCGCCTCGAACGTGCTCGGCCGGGTGATCGAGGTGGTCTCCGGGCAGCCGCTGGACGCGTTCTTCTCGACGCGGATCCTCGGCCCGCTCGGCATGACCGACACGGGTTTCCACCTCGCGCCCGAACAGGCGCCCCGGCTGGCCGAGTTGTACCGGGAGACGGACGAGGGCGGGATCGCACCGGTGCCGGGGCTGCCGGTGCACGGCCGGCCGCGGTTCCTGTCCGGCAGCGGCGGGCTGGTCTCCTCGGCGTACGACTTCCACCGGTTCATGGAGATGCTGCGCCGGGGCGGCGAACTGGACGGTGTCCGGCTGCTGTCGGCGGTCAGCGTCGCGCTGATGACCGGCAACCGGCTGCCCGGTGGCGCCGTCCTGCGCGCCTTCGGTGCCCCCGTGCATCAGGAGCCCGGCAACGACGGCCTCGGCTTCGGCTTCAACGTCTCGGTGGTGGTCGACCCGTCCCGCACCCTGGCCCCGTCCAGCCTCGGTACGTACGGCTGGACGGGCGCGGCCACGACCGCGTTCTGGGTGGACCCGGCCCGTGAGCTGACGGTGCAGTTCATGACCCAGGTGCGCCCGAAGACGCTGAAGGTGTTCCCGGAGCTGCGGCGGCTGGTGCACGAGGCGGTCGTCTGCTGACCGCCCGGCCGGCCCGGCGCCCCGGGGCGGTCAGGAGCCGTGGGCGACGGCGTCCAGGTGCGGCAGGATGTGGTCGAGCCGTTCCCGCTTGGTGCGCAGATAGGTGATGTTGCTCTCGCACGGCTCGATCAGCAGCGGCACCTGCTCGGCGACCTGGATGCCGTGCCGGACGAGGGCTTCGCGCTTGCGCGGGTTGTTGGACATCAGCCGTACCGAGCGTACGCCGAGGTCGCGCAGGATCTCGGCGGCGACGCCGTAGTCACGGGCGTCGACCGGCAGGCCGAGGGCGAGGTTCGCCTCCACGGTGTCCAGGCCCTCCGCCTGCAGGGCCATCGCGCGCAGTTTGGCGAGCAGGCCGATGCCGCGGCCCTCGTGACCCCTCAAGTAGACGACGATGCCGCTGCCTTCGGCGACGACGGCGCGCAGTGCGGACGCCAGCTGGTCGCCGCACTCGCAGTGCCGGGAGCCGAACGCGTCGCCGGTCAGGCATTCGGAGTGCAGCCGGGTCAGCACGTTCTCGGTGCCGATCTCCCCGTATACGAGGGCCACTTGCTCGTCGCCGCGGTCGTGGTCCAGGTAGCCGACCGCCTGGAATTTGCCGTACACGGTGGGCAGCGGTGCGTTCACGACGCGTTCCGCGCCCGATCGCCGCGGGGACTTCGCGCCGAGAACGCCGATGGTGTCGCCGGTGTTGTCTGTCATGATCTGTTTCCTCAAGCGAGACGAAAGGCCGTGAATGATGAGTGGTTCGGGTGCGCGTGCGACGGCCTGTGAATCGGCGCACGGCGTGATGCCGACGGACACCACGGAAGACGTACGGGCGCGGGGGACGGGGGTTTCAGCACAGGTCGCCGTCCTTCCCGTCGGCAGTTTCGAACAGCACGGGCCCTTCCTTCCGCTGGCGACCGACACACTGGTCGCCTGTGCCGTGGCGCGTCGGATCGCCGCCGCCTACCCCGTGCATCTCCTTCCTCCGGTGACGGTCTCCTGCTCGCACGAGCACGCCGGCTGGCCGGGGACCGTCAGCATCTCCGCCGTGACCCTGCACGCGGTGGTCCGGGACATCGCGGCGTCGCTGCGGCGCGGTGGGGTGGACGCGCTCGTCGTGGTCAACGGGCACGGCGGCAACTACGTTCTGGGGAATGTCGTGCAGGAGGCGTCCGCGCGCGGTGAGCGGATGGCGCTGTTCCCGGCGGCCGAGGACTGGGAGGCGGCGCGCGAGCGGGCGGGGGTGCTGACCTCGCTGCTCACCGACATGCATGCCGGGGAAATCGAGACCTCGATTCTTCTGCACGCTCATCCCGAATTCGTCCGCCCTGGTTACGAGTCCGCCGATTTCGTCGCCGATGACCGTCGTCATCTGCTCACTGTGGGAATGTCCGCCTATACCGAATCGGGCGTCATCGGCCGTCCTTCCCTGGGGTCGGCGGAAAAGGGGAGGGAACTGCTGGCGAGCCTGGCGGAATCGTTCGCGGAGACGTTCGCGTTGCTCACGCCCGCCGAGGATTCCTCAGCGGCGGGGGAATAGCCGCGCAGCCCGCCGTACCAGCGGGCGACGAGGACGACGGCGCCGGGCAGGCTCGCCACGAAGCTGAGCACGCCGTACACCACGGCGACGG encodes:
- a CDS encoding NAD(P)-dependent oxidoreductase is translated as MPPFLTAPPYDRRHNGRYYDSGHSRFPEGRTAPVHVGFIGLGVMGRPMALRLASAGTPLVVWNRTPERAAPLRAAGADVAASVDEVFSRADVVLLMLADEAAIDSVLGRGTPALAARVADRTVVHMGTTSPEYSAALETDIRTAGGRYVEAPVSGSRVPAEQGQLVAMLAGDEDAVAAVRPLLAPLCRETFECGPAPGALLMKLSVNLFLITLVTGLTEAFHFAERQGLDRRLFLDVLDAGPMASGVSRMKAPKLRERDFAVQAAALDVLKNNRLIADAARKAHLASPLLDACHTLFEETVAQGYGGEDMVAVLRAIEARTAGGTA
- a CDS encoding PPOX class F420-dependent oxidoreductase; protein product: MTHDTAQGALLELLSEGRGGTLVTLKKDGRPQLSNVSHAYYPDERIIRISVTDDRAKTRNLRRDPRASYHVTSADRWAYTVAEGTAELTPVAQDPHDDTVEELIRLYRDVLGEHPDWDDYRAAMVRDRRLVVRLRVERVYGIPKKG
- the ribA gene encoding GTP cyclohydrolase II encodes the protein MTDNTGDTIGVLGAKSPRRSGAERVVNAPLPTVYGKFQAVGYLDHDRGDEQVALVYGEIGTENVLTRLHSECLTGDAFGSRHCECGDQLASALRAVVAEGSGIVVYLRGHEGRGIGLLAKLRAMALQAEGLDTVEANLALGLPVDARDYGVAAEILRDLGVRSVRLMSNNPRKREALVRHGIQVAEQVPLLIEPCESNITYLRTKRERLDHILPHLDAVAHGS
- a CDS encoding MFS transporter; amino-acid sequence: MNRRWTLASSVAGAVVVALDGTVLTVAQPRLQRELGASFAEVQWTSTAYLIAVASLLVFAGRLGDRFGHRRMFALGMLGFGAVSAGVGLAPGVGWVVGLRAVQGVFGALLQPATLGMLRAAFPPEALAKPLAVRTAAIGLAAAAGPVVGGALVTSLGWRAAFFLNVLPALTFGLPALRRPERAAAGARSALDVPGAVLLAGTLACLVHALTARPVSWAGLVLAGAGAAVLVRHERRTACPLLPPGVVGSRAVGAALGVLVAVSAALFGTLFTAVYVLQRGLGLDPLAGALRALPLAVLMVASAALCPVLLRRLGARGTTAAATALLALGVLVLSQAASAPVFGGGFALLGAGFGTVMVAATHVVVTQAEAAAAGVAGGLQQTALNVGPALGVAAASTLQGAGTGPALLVLAAVAALGVPLACALSGAGGVASVTHGAEDRVRNGLPARR
- a CDS encoding SHOCT domain-containing protein translates to MSAQTYLAYDYPALSVFWSMLVFFLWIMWFVLLFRIITDIFRDDGLGGWGKAGWVVFVVVLPFLGVFVYLIARGKNMGRREIEQARAQAQAVDTYIRQTAQAATPPTSADELAKLSGMRARGDITDDEFRRAKELVLTGSGPSASAH
- a CDS encoding TetR/AcrR family transcriptional regulator, encoding MTESDTGLRELLVDVGVELLAAEGLSALTLREIARRAGVSHGAPRRYFPTHLELLSAIARRGFADLAERVERMPGPGAGARARVAGLARTYLEFALDRPGMYELMFRHDLLESGHLGLREASLPLFGLLAGLVGQVRPEADARLVAGALWANLHGIAQLWRWHSLQLAVEKEDFESLLDAVLAAHLGAEDGR
- a CDS encoding TetR/AcrR family transcriptional regulator; this encodes MSEQRGPRERMVFSAAQLIRRQGVAATGMRDVAAHAGAPRGSLQHYFPGGKEQLVNEAVDWAGRYAGKRIARFLAGLEEPTPSGLFAAMVAQWTDEYAADGFAAGCPVAAATAECAGVGGSTRAAVASAFTAWRTPLAEALTGMGVPAARAESLSMLMISTLEGAILMARAEQDVTPLTTAVRELGPLLDAAVPPPAP
- a CDS encoding creatininase family protein, coding for MSGSGARATACESAHGVMPTDTTEDVRARGTGVSAQVAVLPVGSFEQHGPFLPLATDTLVACAVARRIAAAYPVHLLPPVTVSCSHEHAGWPGTVSISAVTLHAVVRDIAASLRRGGVDALVVVNGHGGNYVLGNVVQEASARGERMALFPAAEDWEAARERAGVLTSLLTDMHAGEIETSILLHAHPEFVRPGYESADFVADDRRHLLTVGMSAYTESGVIGRPSLGSAEKGRELLASLAESFAETFALLTPAEDSSAAGE
- a CDS encoding magnesium transporter CorA family protein translates to MIVTMVSMPDGVTTRISVAEARQRLATDPFLLLGVELPEEDGPAGGAEESGPADEPPARRLGLDTEELAWFGRRDQSARAEFLGDIAGFVVPVARHGRVAHVHALASERFLVIAHRGPAVLTADVIAHLRREKPHDAVATLFLLLQEALATFRRAAVRELLQVEELEDAMFEERRPEQIYRLSQLRRSAALLHHSLLPYLQVVEEMVTRRMMSRDFPVERQRLAQEFQRAARLVLADIESLQDAARRTFASYGSLVAGEQNGVINRLTIVSVVFLPLSFLTGFFGMNFAFLTGELESKDVFWLLAVGLQVVVLLVAFYVLHRTRVWRRLRDGDQETGPEDE
- a CDS encoding DUF7144 family membrane protein, with amino-acid sequence MTATHSTPTSTPTAREQWASGLTAFGAVMLVLAGTLNVFRGIMAIAKDDVFLVTRSYVFRFDLTGWGWVHLILGVVALLVGFGLFSGALWARVCGVAIASLIIIANFLSLPYYPVWSIVLIAFSGFIIWALCVGRSGGAGLFD
- a CDS encoding serine hydrolase domain-containing protein, with the translated sequence MTQLRQEVGPDEAGLDGEALDRLEKHFARHVDEGRLPGWLLSVARGGRVAHLTTYGLRDVAAGLPVGPDTLWRIYSMTKPVTAVAVLLLVEEGRLGLDDPLERHLPAFAGPRVYDGGSGIEGPDSTEGTEGVGVRTRPAAGPILIRHLLTHTAGLTFGFYHHHPVDALYRASGLEYSVPPGADLAETVEVYARMPLQFDPGTQWNYSVASNVLGRVIEVVSGQPLDAFFSTRILGPLGMTDTGFHLAPEQAPRLAELYRETDEGGIAPVPGLPVHGRPRFLSGSGGLVSSAYDFHRFMEMLRRGGELDGVRLLSAVSVALMTGNRLPGGAVLRAFGAPVHQEPGNDGLGFGFNVSVVVDPSRTLAPSSLGTYGWTGAATTAFWVDPARELTVQFMTQVRPKTLKVFPELRRLVHEAVVC